Genomic window (Oryza sativa Japonica Group chromosome 3, ASM3414082v1):
CATACCCAGCACGGATCTTTTTTGCACGCTTCACATGCTGCTTCAGCAAGTCACTTGCAGTATATTCACCGGTTTCATTCTGCACAGAAGATCAAAGCCAATGGTTTTTGAGCTAATATAGTAACACTGCGATTATAGATGTAAAAAACTATGCTTGTGGTGATAGAAAAGATAATAGAAGGAAATAGTAACAATAGCTACAAAGTGGTCAGTAACAGAAGTCACAAGCAAGTAGCTCTCCCCAAGAATATCAATTTACAGACGAAAAAGGGACTCCTTTATCCCTTCAGTCTCAAGAACTTTTTGGGATACTACATTTCTATGGCAAGGTTGAAATGAACCCGGATTTCTCAAACATGTTGGATGAAACCGTCACCTAATACCTAATATTATTGAAGGTTGTAACTGGGAAGCAAATCTAACTATTTTGGGAGCAAATGGAACACATGGGCAAATAATGGACCAAGACAACTGCAAATAAGCAAGAGTGGGATATGCAGGACATAAGATAGACAATATACTTCATTTTAAATAACAGGGTAAAGCGTAAAATTCAGAGTTGGTATGTGCAACTCCTAAGAAATACAGCAATTTTTGCATGTATTAGTCATAATATTAGTTATAAAAGGCATACACGCTTACATGCCAAAAATCAGAAAATGCCAGTATGATCCAGAATTGCCTGGAAAGAATATAACTAAGTGTTATGCTGTACGATGAATTAGCATAACTAAAATGCTAGATTCATTGAATCAAAGATCAAAACTTCAAAGTTAGTTTTTTACAAGATACCTTCTCTTCCTCTGAGTTCTCTTTCTCAGCATCATTGTCCTTTTCTGATATCCTAGAGTCCACGACTGAAGCAGGCAGTGGTCTTGGAAGAATTGGTGCACCAGTTCCAAAGCTTGGCTGCAAGAACTAGTAAGACAAGTGCATGGATAGCATGATGCACATACAAAATATGGACTATGAACTGCAGATATTCACATATTAAGAGCCAAAAGGGGAATtccttgtggtggtggtggaggggagTAAAGTGACAGGAGCCTTGCCTGTCTATTAGTACAAAGGAAAGAAGAAAGCATGCAGTGCAAAACAACTCACATTGTCTCTACAGGAGACATCGCTCCACTAGGCAATTACATTTTATAGGACAATTCAATCCATACAAAGTGCACCTGGCAAAATTCTCACAAGTTTGAAGCTTGTTGATGTTAAACCAAACTTTAAATAACAGAGAGCAAATGTGTGTCCGTTCAAAGTAGTAAGAGGAAAATTCAGGCATACAACATAATCAATCAAGTTGTAGTCCTAGAATTGCATTTATAAATTATAACTGAGAAGAAATACACTTTAGAGTAACTCTAGAAATTATAAGACCACCAGAATGACAATTGAGGCGTGTAAGAACCTGTTAGGATCTAGTTTAACATAACTATAGAGAAATTTTCACATGGCAAGTGCCCAAATCATTCATTTGTAACGAGTGAGCATGCTAACCTGACTTTCATGTGGAACTCCATTACGCACCCATGATCGACAAAGTGCATACAAGGATCCTGACTCACTATCCATCAAGTTAACCTTTGGAACAATAAAAAGAAATGTCAGTTTGTGCTGTCCACTTGATCTGTCGGGATAAAACAAGGTATAGATTATATTGTGAGGTTCCTCATATGTGGGCCAATTATATTTAGAAATTAGAATTTCAGCCTCGTAGCCCAAGTATCTACAAAACCATTTGGATAATTAagaaaatgaattgtgaaatagaAGCAATTTGCATTTGCATGAACAGAAAAAATAAGGTGTGAAGAGCCGTACGTTTTAAATTTCTTTGGTAAATGTtaaaccaaacaaaatcatGTTTATCATAGGAGCTGAAATAGTGTCACTAATCAGAGCAAAGAAAAAGAATTTGTATCATATAAAACGTCTAAGGTGAGCCATAACTGGTATCCCAAAGATTCATGATAATGGGCAAAAGTGATTGGGCATGTTCCAACTATCCAAAGGTACAGGTATTCTCCTCATCTAGCCAATGTATTTGCATTAACACAGCGCAAATGTTCTAGAAAAAAGTTTAAGAAACATAAACTTACTTTACGGTCATTAATAACCACTGTTGTAGAGTCCTCCTTGCTCCTTTCACTACAAATAAACAATCAAAATTGACAGTTGGGAAGTCTAAGTCCAAAAGATAAAACACTATAGTTTGTAACTATATCCcctcaaaagaaaaagataacaCACTACAGTTTGTAGTTTTCTTACCTATCTTTTGAGTTGTTGATCTCTTGAGGAGATGGAGTTACAGCTGGTAGTGGAATGACCTAAGAAAGATGCCAGAAAAGCATAATTTAAGGGAACTTCAAAATTCACAATATTTAAGTCCAGAATTTATCAATAAGGAATAGCCTAATTAACACAGCACCCAAAATAGACCAGCACCATTTATAATcaaaataacaataaaaaaacccATGAATTCGTGTCTTCGCTTTTACAAGATCTAAATCCAGTACGGAACCATTCACATGGGCCTAATTTACCTCAGAAGTAGCATTGTGCTATTACCAAATATAAGTTCACTAAGCAATTCAACATGCACATGAAACGTAGCATGCCCAACAGGTAATAAGTTCCAAAATCTACCATAAATCGCCACCGAAATCTACAAGTAGCGTTTAATTAAAAAGCTCTAGAGAGTAGAACGTTCAAGACTTCAAGTTCTCGTCTAGTTCCCCTTCCTTGCAAAGCTCGCAGACTAAAATTAGTCACTAACCTTGGGCTGTGCTTGCTGAGCTATAGGGACTCCTCGGGGAGGCTGCTCGGGGCGCGACGACACACCTGCCACCACCgccctcggggcggcggggaacGACCGGCCATGCGTGGGCGCCAGGGGATGCTGCGGCTGCACTATGGGCACCGCGACGGCGTGGGCGCGAGGGTACCCTACGGCGaccgcgggcgcgcggcggtggttcgcggtggcggcggccgcagccgccgcggcggaggacgtGGCGACGGGATAGAGGATGCcgtgggcggcggtggcatggtggctagggttagggttcagCGGGCGGCCGGTGaagggcgggggcggcggtgccggcgccggggacgcggcggcgcggcggggcgaggaggccgccgcggcgaggaagGCGCGGGGGAGCGGctggggggaggcggcggcggcggccggcgcgggcggggACGTAGCTGGCGGGCGCTGCGGCGGTGGGGACGACATGTCGGTGAAGTGGCCCCCGCGTGTGGGGCCCCTTTCTTTAATGGATTTGAACCGGATTCGTCGCGCCTGTTGTTGGCGAGGGGCCGagggcgcgccgcgcgcgggcggcttCGCCAAATCTCGTCAAATTCGAGGAGCACGGCCGCGTTGCGGGTTTGCGGTTGCAGCGCTCTCGGAGTCTCTCCGTCCCAAGTCATAATAACTTCTAAGGAGCTTCTAGCAAAATTTATCTAAGATCTTTAATCATCTAGATTCTAAAATTACGtagttaaaaaactaaaaactgaaagatatagatttttttatgtTCTTAAAAGTTGGCTACTAACCAGCGGCTTTTCAGAATCTTAATCCCCCAATTCTTCATATGCTTATGTAAGCTTTGGAACAAAATATTTGATAAAAGTTAAAGTCTCCAATATGTGAGCTTGTAGGTTATGAGGTATTCCATGTTAACGACCACGACATGTTGTATAAAGTACAGTTATATTCGATGAGTTATTTTGTTATTATGAGAAAAACTTATCGGTGTGAGGGAGTGTGTAGTCTTCGGTTGTTTGATTTTGGATTGAATGGTTAGGTGTATACTCAATGACTCctacttctctctctctctaacatTCATAGCAATATAACTATGATGAATGCTTGCTATAGAAGTGAACATACGTAGGCATAGAAAATTCAGCGATAAGGAATTCGTTATGAGAAATATATATGATTGTGACCACAACTCTTGTTTATTTATAATgcaagaaggggaaaaaacgTGACCAGTGGTTGGCTCAAAGAATAGAATAGAGCTCATATAGATTTCTCATGGAAAATTGTAAATACCTGTGAAAGTTTATTGTTCATCCATTTGGAACAAATGAACTAAGCGTAAAGGAACCAAGGAATTGGCGCCTTcgattctataggaattttcaCGTCCATCTTGGgccctttttctttcctttgccATGTACATAAATCAAGCTTTATAGCACCAAATATATATAACCATGATTTGAGCACATGTAGGTACCAATTATAATATACACTTATATGGCAATATTTGTATATGTGTTCAAAACACTTTACCCTTTTATGTTTCCTACATTTTAAAATCATCTATCTCGGATAtgcattcctatgtttttttcccCTAATTTCCCATATATTACATTTATGCATTCCACATAAACCTAACAATTGGTGGATTTTAAGATATAAATCGAACAAAAACCCTAAGGAAGATTATTAGTTTCTCATGTCCATGATCAAATCAATACCAATCGTTGCTCCACGCCTAAATAAGAACTAAAAAAGATGGTAGATCAAAGCTAGCACCGCTataaaaaaagggggaaagggGATGATGCACTTGAATGCCATGCATATGCCTAGAGTCTATTATTTTGTTTAAGAAAAGTATAACATATGAGATTCCAAGTATTCTATCTGGTCGGAGATTGCTGCAGTTGACGCTTTTGGTCATCTTGCTTGGTGCCTATTTGGTACCCATTCATCATCACTATCAGACCCACTTTCCGTCATTTGAATCGGATATCCTTCTCTTTTGGATATCTGGTCGCGTCGCTTGCCCCTTCCTAACTCTTTAACAATAATATATGTTCCTTTACTACTTGTTTTCATCGTATCCCGGGCTCGACTTTGGCCCCGTAGATGGGAGCCTCCACGCCTAGGCATGTTTGCTACCATTCCCTTCCCCCTTACTATAGGTTGCCTTCGCCGTAACCTGGTGGGGATAGAGAAGAGAATAAAACATGAGCGATTAGAATAATAAGGAGAGATGTTTAATATATTGAGAACCACCGAAGTTGTTGAATGTGATAACCATTGTATTAATGAAGAGATAAATATGTAGACCAATTATGCACCTTTTCTTGATATAAATGCTACCTCCaagactttaaaaaaaattgtcaaataCCAACTCTATAATTAATACTGCTAACTTAATACATCCTGCAACTATAATGATATAATGGTATTTTGGAAGCGGAAACGCAAATGCATTAACATTGTGTTATGTTCATGTTGTGAACTTTTGGATGAGACTCCAAAGTTTGTTACAAAGAGATCTTCCCAATCTTTTCTTCTCAACATGCACGATTCATACAAAACAATCTCACGTCGGCTAGGTAGTGGAAGGTCATTCAGCTAAGCATCATGTATTGCTACCGCCCTAGTTGGTCAAGGCAGCCGTTAAACCGCACCAATCGCCACTGCATCTGCTTCACCACCGTTGTCGCAAAAGGGGAGCtccacacccccccccccccccccatgtCCCAATAACATGTCTCAAGAACAAGTGAAGCCCACATTCAGACAGCAGTACTATTACAAGTATAGAATTAGTGTCCCCTTGAGCAGCAGACATAAGCTCAATTGTCCGTGTTTGCCGTCTGGCTAGGTCACCCTTCAAATTTGGGCTTCAGCGTACTAGCATTGCTTGGGCCAATATATGGAAAATCTGTTCATTATAATGAGCCACATCATGTTGGGCCGACACAGTGAATGAGAAAATCCCAAACATGAATTCTAACACATTGAGGGTGTCCCCTCATATACTTTTTTCTCTTTAAAATTTAATGCagatggttatgaaaaaaaaatcaatatagaGCATAGTAGCATCTATCCCTTGATTGTTATCATTATGTCAAAATggagttgctagaaatatgaCGCCATATGCTATTTCAGCCACTTTGCACAgtagtgtcacgccccgaactagtcccgaccggaactagcccgtgacgctccaaattaacctgttaatcgataccagtcccaggaaacagtgctggtatcacagggagacagagtatcacagcaacagaggtctctttattatagagtagaagtacagtcatgttgggctgcggacagatcccgagctcacaactgcattacaaaaggaaaacggaagccaggacttggaccattcatcacaggcgcgacttgggaactaggccgaaaccctaaaactcatcgtagccgacttgctcctggaagaactcttcgtcagcaggatccacttcatcttcttcagcaactggggggggattatttatatagagcaagggtgagtacgggagtactcagcaagccaggggaaataagtgtttaatgcaggcttcaaggaaaggctgttgttttcgtaattgattttgtttgaactcttttctaaaaattctaagtgagtgcttctcaaacgacacggatgagacagtgcgtctcgtccggtcggagtatgtgcaatgtatcagtctttaggattgcaacaaggttggcacccggccaacagcttttcaaacggccacccgggccaacaacttttcaaacggccacccgggccaacaacttttcaaacggccacccgggcctagctgatcccatcagctacagatttttcaaacatcgaaccccttttcacaacagcaatttcacaagcagtagtcagacaaaactacgctaggaatcacctcacatccgcccttgaccgtgggcacgactattcgaacaGTTCAatgacctctgcagagggggtacactttacccacacgacattactaacccggatcacccagcccgtggggatcagccacgtcgggagacctccaagctttcatgacaaggcatttcgaaagccgacacaggtttaccatatgccgacgagaggggtcccagaccaacaacaggttaggtcccagaccatattGTGCCaagaagcccaggggtcctccccgacaccaccccggcgaatccacatgtctctcggcatcaaggctcccctgataagctagttactcagccaggggtgtcccattccacccatgtggtcgtacttgtcttatgtttggatgaaattacaaggaatcggtccttaagtgcgagagcgggaaaccatacacccggtacgttccccggtccgcggttttggaaattcatttagttcgcaagcaccgacccaggtgtcgggttttccaagtcttttgtaaaactccagttttacccaagttgtttctcagattttaagtttgaaggcgaccgtcgatactcgcgcagagtgcacgaatatcgaggtgcaactgggtggttacaaggggacatggtataacaattaataaaggaaggatcaaatgcaacaaattaggtaggtctgccaatctgccttgcagacgggacaacagattaagtgtgatcctatcaatgcataatatttcgcaagcaatataattaaatttcaaatataggctcaagatgttcaaaggtggcttgccttgctcgagatctggagcttgatcctcgaaattctcgcactgcgggtcttcgggttccggaactacacgcgaaacgggacaactcaacaaacggcgaaaataaagccctattaaagacctctaagcgtgccactagatagatctcgagatttgggaaattttagaagttgaacggagtcaaacggaattacggttgggaagatattgaatttctaagattattggatttttggtctaaaggaaaaggatttaattaaatcctttttgaaaaagaaaagaaaagaaagaacagagggatggaaattagacttttcctcgggcggctagggcgcggtcCAAGGTAAATggagcggctcggccgagcttaacgggccggccggcccaagacggcccaagcgcgcgcgcgggagggaggagagagagtccggtggaccgggctcaccacgcgcggtcccgggtgggacccgcttgtcagcggctcggctcaccgtgcggagggagtacgtggctcatgcgcgcgggcggggaaaggacgcggtgcacgcgagCGGTCCGTggtggacgcaggtgcggcgggcccacgcgcagcctcacggctcgcggtggaacgcgcgcacggggagggactgaccggggtcggctcgatccggtctaggctgagctggcgccgacgtggcgcctacgtggcggccacgtgggctggcgggaggtagacgacgacccggcctcgaatggacggcgggcggcggcggcgagcggcggagcgaaccacggcgatacgggcaacagcgagcacaccgggcggttgcacgtgacaagggAAGGCGAGCCatcggctcggattcgccggaggttgctcgacggcggcggattgcggcggtggcaaccggcggcgggagaagagggaaacggcgacgaggtcacgagaggtcgattcccggcggtgagagcatctacgcggcttcgggaactcgacgctagcgtcggattgggtggaactacgccgagcgaggccggcgacgagcgggtgctacggagctcgagcggcgacggcggcgaacacacggcgaacgacggcaacggtcggggcggcgccggctaactacggggaggctactcaagctactaccgaaagctagggggaggagatggagcgaggaggaagaacggagagagacatcaccgagaagaggaggggcgaTGTGACGAGAGGCcagcggcgcgg
Coding sequences:
- the LOC4332171 gene encoding protein transport protein sec31 isoform X1 — translated: MSSPPPQRPPATSPPAPAAAAASPQPLPRAFLAAAASSPRRAAASPAPAPPPPPFTGRPLNPNPSHHATAAHGILYPVATSSAAAAAAAATANHRRAPAVAVGYPRAHAVAVPIVQPQHPLAPTHGRSFPAAPRAVVAGVSSRPEQPPRGVPIAQQAQPKVIPLPAVTPSPQEINNSKDSERSKEDSTTVVINDRKVNLMDSESGSLYALCRSWVRNGVPHESQFLQPSFGTGAPILPRPLPASVVDSRISEKDNDAEKENSEEEKNETGEYTASDLLKQHVKRAKKIRAGLQKERLRRIERYKQRLALLLPPPSELGKHDGHS
- the LOC4332171 gene encoding protein transport protein sec31 isoform X2 is translated as MSSPPPQRPPATSPPAPAAAAASPQPLPRAFLAAAASSPRRAAASPAPAPPPPPFTGRPLNPNPSHHATAAHGILYPVATSSAAAAAAAATANHRRAPAVAVGYPRAHAVAVPIVQPQHPLAPTHGRSFPAAPRAVVAGVSSRPEQPPRGVPIAQQAQPKVIPLPAVTPSPQEINNSKDSERSKEDSTTVVINDRKVNLMDSESGSLYALCRSWVRNGVPHESQPSFGTGAPILPRPLPASVVDSRISEKDNDAEKENSEEEKNETGEYTASDLLKQHVKRAKKIRAGLQKERLRRIERYKQRLALLLPPPSELGKHDGHS